CACGGCGCGCTGCGCTCGGACTTGAGATCCTGGCGCTGCGCGGCGACGAGGCGTTCCCGCACGGTTCCGCTGTAAAGAGACCTTCCGACGAACGGATTCCGAAAGGGTCCGGGGCGCGGACGGGCCGCGCCCCGGATTCGGATCGTTACTTGAGTTTTGCCGGGATGCTCAGACCCTTCTCTTCCCAGAACTTCACGGCGCCGGGATGCAGGGGCACGGACACGCCGTCGATGCCGCTCTGGATGCTCATGGCCTTGGCGGCCTTGTGCGCGGTGGCCATGTCCTTGAGGCCCTGCTCGGCGTAGACCGCGGTGAGGGCGTCGTAGACCACGTCGTCGGCGACCTTGCCGTTGGTGCACCAGAGCGCGGAGTCCTGGAAGGTCTTCACGGCTTCGTCCTGGCCCTCGTAGGTGCCGGCCGGGATTTCCGTGGGGGTGTAGAAGGGATAGGCGTCATAGAAGCCGGACTTTTCGGCGTCCATGTTCACGTTCAGCAGCGTGACCGGGGTGCGGGTGGCCGCTTCGATGATGGAGGAGTTGGGGTAGCCGACCAACACCCAGAAGGCGTCGATCTTGTTGTCCGAGAAGTCGGCCGCGGCCTGGGAGTAGCCCAGGTTGCGGGGCTCCATCTTTTCCCAGATGCCGAGGTGCTTGAAGAACCGCTCGGCGGAGAGGGCCGCGCCGGAGCCGGGGTTGCCGATGGCCACGATCTTGCCTTCGAGGTCGTAGGCGGAAGCGATGCCCGCATCCTTGCGGACCACGAGCTGGGCCGGAGCGCCGTAGAGGAAGGAGATGGCGCGGACGTTCTCATACTTGGTTTCATCGTTGACGAGCTTGCCCATGCGGCCGAGGTAGGCGTCGCCGGAGTAGACGATGCCGAAGTCCACGGAGGCCTTGTCCAGGGTGCGCAGGTTCTCGGCGGAGCCGCCGGAGCCCTTGGGGGAAACGTCGAGGTAGTCGTAGGTGTGGCTGATGATGCTCGACATCTTGTTGGCGAAGAAGTTGAAGGTGCCGCCGGTGGGGCCGCCGCCGAAGGCCAGGAACTGCTTCTCCTTGGCCGGGGCCGCCTGCTCCGTGGCCTGCTCGGCCTTGGGTTCGGCCTTTTTCTCCTCGCCGCAGCCGGTCAGGGCCAGCAGGCCGAGCACGAGCGCCAGTACGAATGCCAGGTTCAGAAACCGTTTCATGAAATCCCTCCTTCCTGGTTCCGGGGTTTTGAATAACGCCCCCGGACAAGACGTTTTGAAATAGGCCGGGCCTCGCCGCCCGCACCGATGCGGACGGGGCCGCTGTCCCATGAGGGAAGCATCCAGCCTACCGGGCTTATGTAGCAAAGACCAGAGCCGAGGAAAACGAGAAGGTTGCTGATTTTCGTGTAAGAAAAAAACCTACAAGCCGGAGCGGCGACCCCTTGGGGGGACGGCCGCCCGGAGGGCAGGCGCGGCGGGCCGTGATGATCCTGGCGTGGCGGCCTGAAATTTGCAAGGCTTGGCGGCGAGATCTACTTTTCCCTGCTGGCCCGGTTCGGCCTCGCCAGTCGGGCGAATCCAGCGAGGTGTCGTTGATGATTGAAGTGCCGAGCCTTGAGGAATTGCTGAAGGACGAGAGCGGCCGCGATTTGTTCTGGACCTGGTTGCAGCCCGCCAAAGGCGCGCTCGACGCGGAGCGGTTCCGTTCCAATGTGCCGCTGCGCTGCTTCAGGACGCGCGTGCTGCACGGCACAGGAGGAGCGATCCTTCTGCCCGCGTGCAGGATGTTCCGGTATCAACGTCTGCGCATGACCCCGCTGGTGCCCCATGCCCGGAAGTATCCGGAGTGGGTCCGCATTCACGATTCCCAGGGACGGCCCGCACGGGAGATCCTGCCCCGGATCACCCCGGACGCGCTCCGGCCCCGCGCGTACCGCGATCCCGTGTTCCGCCCAGGACGCTTCGTGTACCTCGGCTTCGTCCTCATGCATTACGGGCATCTGCTTACGGAATTTCTTTCGCGCATGTGGTTCGATCCGGCCATGTTCGGCCCGGAGACGCGGTTTCTGGTCCAGGCCCGCGAAGAGCACCAGAACTGGTGGCGCGAGGGCGTGGGCTTTTCGCGCGAGATCATGCAGATGATCTGCCGGGCGTTCGGGGTGCCCCTGGACCGGGTCGAGTTCGTGGACAGGGAGGCCGAGTACGAGACGGTCTTCGCCCCCACGCCGCTGAACGACTACCCTGTCGCCTCGCGTCCCGAGGTCGCCTCCCTGTATGATCGTCTGGCCGAGCATGTGCTCGAGCGGCATCCCGAGGCGGACGTGCCCGGAGCCGGAGAGCACGTATTTCTCAGCAGGAGCGCCCTGCCGGGAGAGCGGAGGACGTATTACAACGGCGCCGAAGTGGACCGCGCCTTCGCGGACCTCGGCTACAGCGTGGTCCACCCGGAGCGGCACTCCTTCCCGGCCCAGGTACGCATGCTCCAGCGCGCCCGGGTCGTGGCCGGGGAAGAAGGCTCGGCCCTGTGCGGGGCCATGTTCGCGAAACGGCCCGAGGTGGTCTATCTGGAGTCGGGCCGATTCCATTCCAACCTGCCGAACATGCTCTACCACCACGCGGAGCGGTTGCACTACGTGGTTCCCCACGAGAATTGGGAAGGAATAGCGCCGGTCTCGCTGTTTTCCAAACTCTATCTGCCCCGGCGCACCCTGGAGCGTTCAATTTCCGGCATACCGGGGGCGAGGCCTTCGGAACCCCAGGCCTTTGCCGCCGAGGACGCGGGCTACCTGCCCATGTTCGAGGCCGCCCAGCGGGGCGACGTCGCGGGCTGCGCCGAGCAGCTGGCCCGGCTCGTCCAGCGCAGGCCGGGCAGCTTTCAGCCGGACGTGCTGCCCGCGCTGCTGCAAAACCTGCGGGAGGCCGGAAGCACGGAGCAGCTGATGGAACTGTTCTCCAAGGCCGCGCGCGAGGTGCTTCATTTCCATGCCGGGCTGCGCGGCGGTTCCGCAGCCCCGACAAATCATTGACACGGAGGACGACGCTCATGAACCGGGTGGAGTTGATCAACATCATTGGCGAGCACATCGGCGCGAAGGACTACCTGGAAGTGGGGGTGCGCTTCGGCGCGTGCCTCAGCGGAATCCGCACCCCGAACCGCGTGGGCGTGGACCCGCAGCCCATGCTGCACGAGGCCAAGCCGGAGCACCGCCCCGGCCTGGAAGGGGTGTCGCTCTATCTTTGCACCAGCGACGAATATTTCGCGAACACGGGCGAACGCTTCGACCTCGTGTTCGTGGACGGGATGCATCTCTACGAGTTCGCCATGCGCGACCTGCTCAACGCCCTCAATCTGCTGCGGCCCGGCGGGTTCGTGGTGCTGCACG
This sequence is a window from Paucidesulfovibrio longus DSM 6739. Protein-coding genes within it:
- a CDS encoding TAXI family TRAP transporter solute-binding subunit, encoding MKRFLNLAFVLALVLGLLALTGCGEEKKAEPKAEQATEQAAPAKEKQFLAFGGGPTGGTFNFFANKMSSIISHTYDYLDVSPKGSGGSAENLRTLDKASVDFGIVYSGDAYLGRMGKLVNDETKYENVRAISFLYGAPAQLVVRKDAGIASAYDLEGKIVAIGNPGSGAALSAERFFKHLGIWEKMEPRNLGYSQAAADFSDNKIDAFWVLVGYPNSSIIEAATRTPVTLLNVNMDAEKSGFYDAYPFYTPTEIPAGTYEGQDEAVKTFQDSALWCTNGKVADDVVYDALTAVYAEQGLKDMATAHKAAKAMSIQSGIDGVSVPLHPGAVKFWEEKGLSIPAKLK
- a CDS encoding glycosyltransferase 61 family protein; translated protein: MIEVPSLEELLKDESGRDLFWTWLQPAKGALDAERFRSNVPLRCFRTRVLHGTGGAILLPACRMFRYQRLRMTPLVPHARKYPEWVRIHDSQGRPAREILPRITPDALRPRAYRDPVFRPGRFVYLGFVLMHYGHLLTEFLSRMWFDPAMFGPETRFLVQAREEHQNWWREGVGFSREIMQMICRAFGVPLDRVEFVDREAEYETVFAPTPLNDYPVASRPEVASLYDRLAEHVLERHPEADVPGAGEHVFLSRSALPGERRTYYNGAEVDRAFADLGYSVVHPERHSFPAQVRMLQRARVVAGEEGSALCGAMFAKRPEVVYLESGRFHSNLPNMLYHHAERLHYVVPHENWEGIAPVSLFSKLYLPRRTLERSISGIPGARPSEPQAFAAEDAGYLPMFEAAQRGDVAGCAEQLARLVQRRPGSFQPDVLPALLQNLREAGSTEQLMELFSKAAREVLHFHAGLRGGSAAPTNH
- a CDS encoding class I SAM-dependent methyltransferase, which translates into the protein MNRVELINIIGEHIGAKDYLEVGVRFGACLSGIRTPNRVGVDPQPMLHEAKPEHRPGLEGVSLYLCTSDEYFANTGERFDLVFVDGMHLYEFAMRDLLNALNLLRPGGFVVLHDMCPRSAVAAGRRRTSTEWNGDVWKVSLDVHLHYPDIGFFVADTDFGLGVFWKRNPETVYPVRWDPDLPDVGFGLYEKSAQTFQPRIEPTPEALRSKLAELR